The genomic stretch TCCGCGGCGACCATGTACTACAGCTCGAACCTCAACCTGGGCATTTCGGCCAGACAATCGATCACCCTCAACCACACGTACAGTCATAATGCGCAGGGAGCGCTACCCGCCGGTACGGCGCTGCCACCGTCGGATACTCAGAGACTCGATCTTTCATACCATTCGATGTTCGGGCCGCGGGTTTCGAATACCGCTCAGTTCACGCTCAACTATCTGACCGATCCGGGACGTCTGAACAGCCATTCGGATTACACTTTTCGCGAAGGTCTGACCTTTCCCATAGGAGAGAGCGGATCGCTCACTCTCAGCGCCGAACACGTGAAGACCGATTCGTCGCTGGTGACGCTACTGAATCAGGACATCAGCGCCTTGCCTCCGGAGCTTCAGCAGGCCTTCCTGCTGAATCCCGCGGGTTTCGTACAGTCGGCTCAGTTCCCCGCGAATGTCCGGGCATTGCTCGACAACCTGACGCCCTCCAGCACGCAGATCACTGTAACCGGACAGTTCCGTATCGGGCAGCTCAGTATCAGCCCGACCGGCGGTTATTCCAGGGATTCGACAAGCGTCGTAGGAAGTTCGAGCTCGCAACTCTTTGGTTACGCGCTTTCGTATCAGCTTGGCCACGGCCTCCAATTGACATCGTCGCTTTCCAATTCTTTCTTTTACGATCCGACGAAGCAGAGTTTCAATCGCGCAACCGTCATCGCCGGCGGTTTTCAGAAAACTTTTTCGGGCGGCCCATCATGGCTTATCGGTGCTCAGAAAAGTACGATCCGGGGGCGCGTGTTCCGCGATGTGAATCTGGACGGCGTCTACAATCCGGGCGAGCCCGGCCTCTCCGGTATCCGCGTCGAGATCGACAAGGGTAAGAGCGTCGTCACCGATGCCGAAGGACGCTTTGAATTTCCCGGACTCGCACCGGACTTCTATCAGGTCCACATCTCGACCGGGCAATTCGAACATGCCGTGCGTCTGACGGGTCCCTCGGACTTGAAGCTGGACCTGTTCGAGGACCGCCTGGCGCAGGCCGATTTCGGTGTGGTGAATTTCGCCCGCCTCACGGGCAACGTCTATAATGACTACCTTATCGACGGGCAGCGGCAGCCGGATGCGAATGGAATGCATAGCGTCCGTTTGACCCTGACCGGAAACGGTCTTACCCGCGAGCTGATGACGGATGGATCCGGCGACTACGGCCTGTATGACATCGTTCCTGGCGATTACGAATTGACGCTCGATCGCAGCACGCTGCCGGCGAATTTTCTGGCTTCCGACGAACCAATACACATACACGTGGATCCTGTGACATCTGTCGTCCAGGACATACCGGTGCGGGCCCTGCGGTCCATAGCAGGACATATCTATCTAAAAACGACGTCCGGCGAAATCGCCAACGGCAGTAATGGCAACAGCGCTCCGGAAAACCCGCCCGCCCCGCGGCCTTTGGCCGGCGTGCAACTCCAGATCGGCGACAGCATCGCGACAACGGGTCCGGATGGCAGTTTCGTGTTGCGCAACCTCCCCGCCGGAGAATTGCTGTTCAACATCATTCCATCGCGCAGCCTTCCGGAAGGCCTCAGCGCCCCTACCGGACGGGTGAAGATGCCGCGAGAGCCCATCCAGGTGGAAGACGCCACAATCGTCATCTCCAATCCCGAACTGCCTCAGTATCTCGCCCGGCAGGACAATTAGTTCGACTGAAAAAATCGGTTATCACGAATGCTCCTCGAAAGTCTTCCAGTCTTCGATCAACGCCTTGCTCATTCTCTTGGCGGCGTCATGCAGCCAGGATGCGGGCCGGCGATCGAGATCACGGCGGATGGCCTTGACCGCTTCATGAGTGCCGAGGTGGATATTCGCTGTTTCGGATCCCATCGCGTGGAGCAGATGCGCCTCGTCCCGTTTTTTGGGAAGCGAGGTCAGTTCAATCCGTGAGCAATCGGGGGCAAGCCGGCGAACCACCCATTTCCCGGCGATGCGGACAAAAGGATCCGGCATGCGGACTGCTTTGGCGAGGATCTCGGGATAAAGACTCCTCTGGAGGTTCCACGCGGAGGGCAGAAAAGCCTTTATCTCTCTTGCGACAAGGCCGCCACGCCAGCTTGTGATCGCGACCAGCCGGACGCGTCCGAGACTGCCCAGGCCGGCGCGCCGGGCGACAACATAGAAGGGCGTGGCCGGTTGCGGTAAGAGCAACTCCAAGGCGGCGAGCTGATCTTTTGAGAGGCTGCCTTTGAATTTCGGAAGCTTCCTCATTGATCCCCAAAAATGCACCGGATCGCGCAATTCCGCGTGCGCGATATTGCGGAGAAACTGGTGTTCTTCATCAAGCACAAAGGGCCGGCCGCCATGGCTCAGCGTCTGGGCATAGCCCTCGAGAATCAGCGCGGCGGCCTCCCGCCGCCGGACCTTCAAGTGCTGGTCGCGTATGGCCAGGTGAACGCTTGTCGTGAGACGGACGAGATCGTTCGTGTAGGGAAGTTCGCACGCTTCGTCGAAATCGTTGACTCCCCAGATCAGGCGTCCTTCGGCGTCTCTCCATGTCCCGAAGTTTTCGACATGGAGATCGCCTACGCCGAGAACCCCGGGTGCAACGGCGATTTCGTTACAATGATCATTCCAGAGTTGGACCCAGCGGTAGAATGTCGCGCGCATGAAGGGGAAAATCGCGCGCTTCATCTGCGCATGTTTATAAGCAAGGTCGGCCTTGACGACGGATGTATGCGACGCCAGCCACCCCTCGTACTGCCGTGTGCTTTGCAGAATGTTCATACGCGGCTATTGTGCCGCGTATTCATCAGCCGCGGCTAACGTGAATTTGCCGGCGGAGAATAAAACGGGAAATGATGTTGATGGCCAGAACGAGCATGAGGAGGACTAATCCCGCGGCCCATGCCTGCTCGTGATATTCCTCGTAGGCGGATGTGGCGTACTTGTAGATCGTATCGGGCAAGGAAGCCGTCGGCTGATTCCAGCCCGGACTCCAGAACTGATTGCCAAAGGCCGTGAACAAAAGAGGCGCTGCTTCGCCCGCGACGCGCGCCAGCGCAAGCATGATGCCTGTCGTGATACCCGGCAGCGCGGCAGGGATAACCACCGTTGCCACCGCCCTCCATTTCGTCGCACCCAGCGCGAGGGCGCCTTCCCGCAACGTGTTCGGAACCGCACGGAGGAATTGTTCGGTGCTGCGAACGGTGATGGGAATCATCATGACGCCCAGCGCGACTCCGCCCGCAAAAGTCGAGAAATGCCCCATCGGCACCACGACAATCGCATAGGCAAAAATGCCCATGACGATCGACGGCACGCCATTCAGAAGGTCGGTTGTGTATCGCACTACGAAGGCGGTTGTCGATCCTGCGAATTCTGCAATGTAGACGCCGGCGAGAAAACCGATCGGGATGCCGATCAGGCCTGCAAGCAGCAGCAGCTTCGCGCTCCCCAGGATCGCGTTTGCGAACCCGCCTCCGGTTTCGCCGATCGGCGCAGGCAGTTTCGTGAAGAAGTTGTAACTCAAGGCGTGTCCGCCGCGCCAGAGCAGGTAACCCAGAATGAAAAACAGCACCGCTACCGCGATCAGCGTGCACACTCCGGTCAGTGTGAACATCAGGATGTTGACCGCTTTTCTGCGGGTTCTGAGCGGGATCATGCGGCGGAACTCTTTCTGCCCATCGCCAGGATCAGCATGCGGGCGACCGCATTGACGATAATCGTTATGACGAAGAGAACGAATCCCAGCTCAATCAACGCCGCCACATGCATGTTACTCGTTGCCTCGCTGAATTCATTGGCCACCGCGGCGGCAATCGAATACCCGGGCGCAAACAGCGAGAAGTTTATTTTGGGGTCATTGCCGATGACCATGGTGACGGCCATCGTTTCTCCGAGCGCGCGCGCCAGAGCGAGAAAGACCGAGCCGATGACTCCGGTCTTTGCGTAGGGCATGACGACATGCCAGGCGGTTTCCCAACGCGTCGCTCCCAGCGCCAGCGACGCTTCCCGCTGTTCCCGCGGAACGGCCAGAAGCACTTCCCGCGAGATCGAGATGATGAACGGCAAAATCATGATCGCAAGAATGCAGCCCGCGGCAAGAAGGCTTACGCCGTAGGCCGGTCCTTGAAAAATCGGAAGAAAGCCGAGAGTTCCCTTTAAAACCGGAGACACATCGTCGCGCACAAACGGCACGAGAGTGAAAATCGCGAGCAGGCCATAAATCACGCTGGGCACGGCCGCCAGTAACTCAATGATGAATGCGAGGGCGTCCGACAGCCCCAGAGGCGCCAGCTCCGCCAGGAAGATCGCAGCGCCGATGCCCAGCGGAACTCCGATGATCAGCGACAGTGCCGACGTGACCAGGGTTCCGTATATAAACGGCAGTGCGCCGAAGTCCAGCGCGACAGGATCCCAGGTGGTGCCTGTCAGAAAATGCCATCCGAACTTCTGGCGCGTGGCTGCCGCGTCGCTGTACAGCTTGAAAAACAGCAGTGCCGTTATGAGGATGATGATGGCCGCGAAGAGCAGTGTCACCAGATACGCGACCTGGTCGCCGCGGTGAAGCAGCGGTCTGGAGACGTGAGCGCGAGACGACGCGCCCTGTGCAACTGGTGCCGGAGTGTCCATTCTCTGTCTATCGGGTGCCTGCAAACGTGCCAACCTTCAATAAAGGTTTTCCTGCCTTACTGTTCTTCGCCTCTCGTGGCGAAGCGGTAACCCACACCATGAACGGTCTGGACGTATGACGGCTGCTGCGGCCGCATTTCAATCTTTTCGCGAATGCGGCGAACATAAACATCGACGCTTCGAGGCGTGACGGACCGGTCGTTTCCCCAGACACCGTCGAGCAGTTGGTCCCGGGAGAACACCATTCCAGGGTGTAGCGCCATATAGTGCAGGAGCTTGAACTCGAGGGCGCTCAACTCTACGGCTTTTCCGCCGACCACGACGCTATGCGCGGTCGGATCGATAACGATGTCGCCGCGGTTGACTTTCGAGCGCGGCGGCCCGGCGGGTTCGTTGCGGCGGAGAAGCGCGCGCACGCGTGCAATGACTTCCCGCGTGCTGAACGGCTTGGTGACGTAATCGTCCGCGCCGAGCTCGAGGCCGACGATGCGATCCGCTTCTTCGCTTCGGGCCGATAAAATGAGAATCGGAGTGCGGGTGAATTGATCGTTGCGCCGCAATTGGCGGCAGACTTCGAGCCCGTCCAGTCCCGGCAGCATCAGGTCCAGAATAACGACGTCCGGCGGATCACGGCGTGCCTCGGCCAGTGCAATAGCGCCGTCGGTTGCATAACCGACTTTATATCCTTCCTTTTCCAGATTGTATTTGAGGAGTTTGACAAGATCGGTTTCATCTTCGACGATCAGTACTTTCTTCACATCTAATCCAATGCCACAAAAGCGATCCAGGGTTCGTAACAACTGCGTGAACTTTCCGTTCTTTTCGTCTTGCTGTATTTCCAAGATGTTCACAGCGCTGTAACATTCTCGGGTATCATATCGACGTTATGTTCGTTCCTCCGAGCGCCACCCCAGTCCACCGTAAGCAATGGCCGACTCCATAAAGATCAAAGTCCAGCACGCGAATTTTTACTACGGAAGCAACCAGGCGCTATATGACGTCTCGATGCAGGTTCGGCCCCAGTTTGTGACCGCGCTGATCGGGCCTTCGGGCTGTGGAAAATCGACTTTTCTGAGGTCGTTGAACCGGATGAACGATCTTGTTCCAGGTGCGCGCCTCGACGGCAAGGTCGAACTGGACGGCGAAAACGTCTATAGCGACCAGATGGATGTTATTAATCTGCGGCGCCGGGTCGGGATGATTTTTCAACGTTCCAATCCTTTTCCCATGTCCATATACGACAATGTTGCTTATGGCGTTCGCGTCAACGGACTCGCGAAGAGGCGCTCGCAGCTCGACGAGATCGTCGAGAAAAGCTTGACGTCGGCGGCGTTGTGGGACGAGGTCAAGGACCGGCTGCAGCGTTCGGCAATGTCGCTGTCGGGCGGCCAGCAACAGCGCCTATGTATCGCGCGGGCGTTGGCGGTCGAGCCCGAAGTGTTGCTGATGGATGAGCCCGCGTCGGCGCTCGATCCGATCTCGACGGCGAAGATCGAGGAACTGATTTACAGCCTGAAGCGTGACTACACGATCATCGTGGTGACGCATAACATGCAGCAGGCCGCGCGCATCTCGGACGAAACCGGATTTTTCCTGACCGGAAGGCTGGTGGAATTCAACGAAACCAAGCGAATTTTTACGGCGCCGGCGAATCGGGAAACCGAAGACTACATAACGGGACGATTTGGATGAAACGGGAGTTGTGAAGAGAGGTCGCGTTTATGCCGGATCGTGAACATACCAGTAAGCACTACGAGCAGCAGCTTCGTAT from Terriglobia bacterium encodes the following:
- the pstB gene encoding phosphate ABC transporter ATP-binding protein PstB, with amino-acid sequence MADSIKIKVQHANFYYGSNQALYDVSMQVRPQFVTALIGPSGCGKSTFLRSLNRMNDLVPGARLDGKVELDGENVYSDQMDVINLRRRVGMIFQRSNPFPMSIYDNVAYGVRVNGLAKRRSQLDEIVEKSLTSAALWDEVKDRLQRSAMSLSGGQQQRLCIARALAVEPEVLLMDEPASALDPISTAKIEELIYSLKRDYTIIVVTHNMQQAARISDETGFFLTGRLVEFNETKRIFTAPANRETEDYITGRFG
- a CDS encoding SdrD B-like domain-containing protein; amino-acid sequence: MKKCAQILLALWLCATVHETLAYAQETVAQAITIEWKESVAVQVPGVTNVVVFDDSIVRAEFSNGKVEFFGLVRGETVAFIWAGADRITVRLKVEAAPAKASPRASPSSAALDSLGNGTFGSAVQVAASPTGGVNTFFTHKFDWHQLSDGQQFTIRGQIQDGTASGIPRFNMNTLMAGYDSPRMKLSLLDFPLDVNGGLEAKVSMYSAYNAYPIRGASVTLRRGTDQFETFAGTTIPSYFASLTGTRDIAGMNFTRKRSSSLSLYSTVAWVNSPVSGLLTSSKRENSAFETLGFSYRPNTRWAVQGSSGASTRGLLAQGTVAYTSPRVNAFLSGTRSSAAFPLNQLQLLFAGGSSISANTTVRVTQRLAASVFFQYSANGSSVFSPVSAATMYYSSNLNLGISARQSITLNHTYSHNAQGALPAGTALPPSDTQRLDLSYHSMFGPRVSNTAQFTLNYLTDPGRLNSHSDYTFREGLTFPIGESGSLTLSAEHVKTDSSLVTLLNQDISALPPELQQAFLLNPAGFVQSAQFPANVRALLDNLTPSSTQITVTGQFRIGQLSISPTGGYSRDSTSVVGSSSSQLFGYALSYQLGHGLQLTSSLSNSFFYDPTKQSFNRATVIAGGFQKTFSGGPSWLIGAQKSTIRGRVFRDVNLDGVYNPGEPGLSGIRVEIDKGKSVVTDAEGRFEFPGLAPDFYQVHISTGQFEHAVRLTGPSDLKLDLFEDRLAQADFGVVNFARLTGNVYNDYLIDGQRQPDANGMHSVRLTLTGNGLTRELMTDGSGDYGLYDIVPGDYELTLDRSTLPANFLASDEPIHIHVDPVTSVVQDIPVRALRSIAGHIYLKTTSGEIANGSNGNSAPENPPAPRPLAGVQLQIGDSIATTGPDGSFVLRNLPAGELLFNIIPSRSLPEGLSAPTGRVKMPREPIQVEDATIVISNPELPQYLARQDN
- a CDS encoding DUF2252 family protein, producing the protein MNILQSTRQYEGWLASHTSVVKADLAYKHAQMKRAIFPFMRATFYRWVQLWNDHCNEIAVAPGVLGVGDLHVENFGTWRDAEGRLIWGVNDFDEACELPYTNDLVRLTTSVHLAIRDQHLKVRRREAAALILEGYAQTLSHGGRPFVLDEEHQFLRNIAHAELRDPVHFWGSMRKLPKFKGSLSKDQLAALELLLPQPATPFYVVARRAGLGSLGRVRLVAITSWRGGLVAREIKAFLPSAWNLQRSLYPEILAKAVRMPDPFVRIAGKWVVRRLAPDCSRIELTSLPKKRDEAHLLHAMGSETANIHLGTHEAVKAIRRDLDRRPASWLHDAAKRMSKALIEDWKTFEEHS
- a CDS encoding response regulator transcription factor → MKKVLIVEDETDLVKLLKYNLEKEGYKVGYATDGAIALAEARRDPPDVVILDLMLPGLDGLEVCRQLRRNDQFTRTPILILSARSEEADRIVGLELGADDYVTKPFSTREVIARVRALLRRNEPAGPPRSKVNRGDIVIDPTAHSVVVGGKAVELSALEFKLLHYMALHPGMVFSRDQLLDGVWGNDRSVTPRSVDVYVRRIREKIEMRPQQPSYVQTVHGVGYRFATRGEEQ
- the pstA gene encoding phosphate ABC transporter permease PstA, producing MIPLRTRRKAVNILMFTLTGVCTLIAVAVLFFILGYLLWRGGHALSYNFFTKLPAPIGETGGGFANAILGSAKLLLLAGLIGIPIGFLAGVYIAEFAGSTTAFVVRYTTDLLNGVPSIVMGIFAYAIVVVPMGHFSTFAGGVALGVMMIPITVRSTEQFLRAVPNTLREGALALGATKWRAVATVVIPAALPGITTGIMLALARVAGEAAPLLFTAFGNQFWSPGWNQPTASLPDTIYKYATSAYEEYHEQAWAAGLVLLMLVLAINIISRFILRRQIHVSRG
- the pstC gene encoding phosphate ABC transporter permease subunit PstC, with amino-acid sequence MDTPAPVAQGASSRAHVSRPLLHRGDQVAYLVTLLFAAIIILITALLFFKLYSDAAATRQKFGWHFLTGTTWDPVALDFGALPFIYGTLVTSALSLIIGVPLGIGAAIFLAELAPLGLSDALAFIIELLAAVPSVIYGLLAIFTLVPFVRDDVSPVLKGTLGFLPIFQGPAYGVSLLAAGCILAIMILPFIISISREVLLAVPREQREASLALGATRWETAWHVVMPYAKTGVIGSVFLALARALGETMAVTMVIGNDPKINFSLFAPGYSIAAAVANEFSEATSNMHVAALIELGFVLFVITIIVNAVARMLILAMGRKSSAA